One Triticum dicoccoides isolate Atlit2015 ecotype Zavitan chromosome 5B, WEW_v2.0, whole genome shotgun sequence genomic window carries:
- the LOC119308649 gene encoding ribulose bisphosphate carboxylase small chain clone 512-like, whose product MAPTVMASSATSVAPFQGLKSTAGLPVSRRSNGASLGSVSNGGRIRCMQVWPIEGIKKFETLSYLPPLSTEALLKQVDYLIRSKWVPCLEFSKVGFIFREHNASPGYYDGRYWTMWKLPMFGCTDATQVINEVEEVKKEYPDAYVRIIGFDNMRQVQCVSFIAFKPPGCEESGKA is encoded by the exons ATGGCCCCCACCGTGATGGCCTCGTCGGCCACCTCCGTCGCTCCTTTCCAGGGGCTCAAGTCCACCGCCGGCCTCCCCGTCAGCCGCCGCTCCAACGGCGCTAGCCTCGGCAGCGTCAGCAACGGTGGAAGGATCAGGTGCAtgcag GTGTGGCCCATTGAGGGCATCAAGAAGTTCGAGACCCTGTCCTACTTGCCACCGCTCAGCACGGAGGCCCTCCTCAAGCAGGTCGACTACCTGATCCGCTCCAAGTGGGTGCCTTGCCTCGAGTTCAGCAAGGTTGGGTTCATCTTCCGTGAGCACAACGCATCCCCTGGGTACTATGATGGCCGGTACTGGACAATGTGGAAGCTGCCTATGTTCGGGTGCACCGACGCCACACAGGTGATCAACGAGGTGGAGGAGGTCAAGAAGGAGTACCCTGACGCGTATGTCCGCATCATCGGATTCGACAACATGCGCCAGGTGCAGTGCGTCAGCTTCATCGCCTTCAAGCCACCGGGCTGCGAGGAGTCCGGCAAGGCCTAA